The Candida dubliniensis CD36 chromosome 2, complete sequence genome contains a region encoding:
- a CDS encoding alpha-ketoglutarate-dependent sulfonate dioxygenase, putative (Similar to S. cerevisiae JLP1;~functional similarity noted with S. cerevisiae JLP1 (YLL057C): Fe(II)-dependent sulfonate/alpha-ketoglutarate dioxygenase, involved in sulfonate catabolism for use as a sulfur source, contains sequence that closely resembles a J domain (typified by the E. coli DnaJ protein)), which yields MHKDSLVVTPLADAPFGCSIELPSYCQNDPSLLKDDDFTKLDDAVQRHFVVLIPDQVDLSPKSQYNLTKRFDPTIPEPKDMSGGYGHGKEFRHDQSVLKKDGCSVKSQPQVQILGQGTFSPDEPGNENGETINLTHPTHTTFHHTPLTEDQIKNKNQTRFYRWHIDSALYDLSPPKVTTLLGIRIPPTEYQKVVYEDDGSELKLARGATCFFSGAQAFKNLSDEDKEFALNTTVEYAPHPYIFISPAKATWDGLTMVSEGKERDFKDLPEWEESKVKKLPMVWTNPVTKEHHLQVHGCCLYKLHTKQADGSTKTLDLKEAREKAHKFLRPAIAPEQIYAHAWKQGDLVIFGNRQVTHSVVSELAHLGEAGKRLMHQCNIASGKDPITVV from the coding sequence ATGCACAAAGATTCTTTAGTTGTTACCCCATTAGCTGATGCTCCTTTTGGCTGCTCAATTGAGTTACCAAGCTATTGTCAAAACGACCCTTCACTTTTAAAAGATGACGATTTTACCAAACTTGATGATGCTGTTCAAAGAcattttgttgttctcATTCCTGATCAAGTGGACTTGTCTCCAAAATCTCAATACAATTTAACGAAGCGATTTGATCCAACAATCCCAGAACCAAAAGACATGAGTGGTGGTTATGGTCATGGTAAAGAGTTTAGACATGACCAGTCTGTTTTAAAGAAAGATGGTTGCTCAGTGAAATCTCAGCCACAAGTCCAAATTTTGGGTCAAGGAACTTTCTCCCCAGATGAGCCAGGTAATGAAAACGGTGAAACAATCAACTTGACTCATCCTACCCATACTACATTCCACCATACACCTTTGACTGAAGatcaaattaaaaacaaaaaccaaaCTAGATTCTACAGATGGCATATTGATAGTGCCTTGTATGATTTGTCTCCTCCAAAAGTTACCACATTGTTAGGTATCAGAATCCCACCTACAGAATACCAAAAGGTTGTTTATGAAGATGACGGAAGCGAATTGAAACTTGCAAGAGGCGCAACTTGCTTTTTCAGTGGGGCTCAAgctttcaaaaatttgagtgatgaagataaagaatttgCTCTAAACACCACTGTTGAGTATGCACCACATCCATATATATTCATATCTCCTGCTAAAGCCACTTGGGATGGTTTGACGATGGTATCAGAAGGGAAAGAACGTGATTTTAAAGACTTGCCCGAATGGGAAGAATCCAAGGTGAAAAAGTTGCCAATGGTATGGACAAATCCTGTCACCAAGGAGCATCATTTGCAAGTGCATGGTTGTTGCTTATATAAATTGCACACCAAGCAAGCTGATGGATCTACAAAAACTTTAGACTTGAAAGAGGCCAGAGAAAAAGCTCATAAGTTTTTGAGACCAGCAATTGCTCCTGAACAAATCTATGCCCACGCTTGGAAACAAGGTGATTTAGttatttttggaaataGACAAGTTACCCATTCGGTTGTTTCTGAACTAGCGCATTTGGGAGAAGCTGGTAAAAGATTGATGCACCAATGTAATATTGCTAGTGGCAAGGATCCTATAACTGTTGTTTAG
- a CDS encoding Mg2+-dependent phosphatidate phosphatase, putative (Similar to S. cerevisiae SMP2;~Similar to S. cerevisiae PAH1;~PAH1 is given as the standard name in SGD, but SMP2 appears to be the most widely used name.;~In S. cerevisiae: Mg2+-dependent phosphatidate (PA) phosphatase, catalyzes the dephosphorylation of PA to yield diacylglycerol and Pi, responsible for de novo lipid synthesis; homologous to mammalian lipin 1.;~additional function referred to in literature: involved in plasmid maintenance and respiration in Saccharomyces cerevisiae (see SGD entry)): protein MQYVGKVGGYVYNQWNSLNPATLSGAIDIIVIEHPDGTLHTSPWHIRFGKFQIIKPSQKKIDLYVNDIKTNLPMKLGDGGEAHFVFEVDDKNHALSHSVLTSPIISPVSSPGSSPASTAAEPPDDLDLNENTNVEERIKLSDIPSPRSKSPTPSLKTKIAFENAKKITQKLNIPTKFDLNGDMVIDLDGYKPNSQKNIENSDELFQKIFFEEIEGEYPQGEKIKAWEQFITRDENGHYRISNTGEFDSGETEDESTAPTTLTTATTTSLNAFSTESSDSDKTYFKTLRLTSDQLSKMNLHYGENSLKFKASDGNSQVTANLYLWKSTTPIVISDIDGTITKSDALGHVLNLIGRDWTHPGVASLFQEIRQNGYNIVYLTARSVGQADTTRQYLQGVNQDGIKLPPGPVILSPDRTFAALRREVVLKKPEVFKMACLSDIKNLYFEPIEGNDDDEHTPFYAGFGNRITDAISYRSVHIPSHRIFTINPNGEVHMELLELAGYKSSYLHIGELVDQFFPPIRQVSSISSYWNNAQWNEYMQNHRTPSPLGSPRSPGSPRSVMEEFKTDEKFNDVNYWREPLDLDNLSDSEDDVQGLKQAVAEKNDIPLKKNEKLSHGMILNQDKEHNNNPELLEKSRDRASTIERPTSGSSFTSPLKSFMMFGKKKDNRKDDDSEYNSEKVADGEFTEEDVEVDDIDVDEEDDDDYTDDDYEEDDYDEDEDDDYEEDDDDDEEDDDYDDYDDEEIDEIIVPDSPLLDIDEDSKSENNSKELRPEDVDKLRI, encoded by the coding sequence ATGCAATACGTTGGCAAAGTAGGAGGTTATGTTTATAATCAATGGAATTCATTGAACCCAGCCACTTTATCTGGAGCAATTGATATTATAGTTATAGAGCACCCTGACGGGACATTGCACACATCTCCTTGGCATATTCGATTCGGTAAAttccaaataatcaaaCCATCTCAAAAAAAGATTGATTTATATGTTAATGACATCAAGACTAATTTGCCGATGAAATTAGGTGATGGAGGCGAGGcccattttgtttttgagGTTGATGACAAGAACCATGCCTTATCACACAGTGTGTTGACTTCACCGATTATCTCACCGGTATCGTCACCAGGATCTTCACCGGCCAGCACAGCTGCTGAACCACCGGACGATTTGgatttaaatgaaaataccAATGTCGAAGAGAGAATCAAATTGAGTGACATTCCTAGTCCAAGATCAAAGAGTCCTACACCATCTTTGAAAACCAAAATAGCATTTGAAAAcgcaaaaaaaatcacacagaaattaaatatacCTACCAAGTTTGACTTGAACGGTGACATGgttattgatttggatGGATATAAGCCTAATTCACAAAAGAACATTGAAAACTCGGATGAATTGTTccaaaagattttttttgaagaaattgaaggtGAATATCCCCAAGGAGAAAAAATCAAGGCTTGGGAACAGTTTATAACTAGAGACGAAAATGGCCACTACAGAATATCTAATACAGGTGAATTTGATAGTGGTGAAACAGAAGATGAGTCGACTGCCCCAACTACTCTCACTACAGCGACAACAACTTCGCTAAACGCATTTTCTACAGAATCGTCTGACTCCGATAAGACGTACTTTAAAACACTCAGGTTGACGTCTGATCAATTGTCGAAAATGAATTTGCATTATGGGGAAAATTCACTTAAATTCAAAGCCAGTGATGGGAATTCCCAAGTAACTGCAAATCTTTATCTCTGGAAATCGACGACGCCAATAGTTATATCCGATATAGATGGTACCATTACAAAGTCAGATGCTTTAGGACATGTATTGAACTTGATTGGTCGTGACTGGACCCACCCTGGAGTCGCTAGCTTGTTCCAAGAAATTCGTCAGAATGGGTACAATATTGTGTATTTAACAGCTAGGTCTGTTGGTCAGGCTGACACAACAAGACAGTATTTGCAGGGCGTTAATCAAGATGGAATCAAATTACCTCCTGGTCCCGTCATATTAAGTCCAGATAGAACCTTTGCAGCTTTGCGCCGTGAGGTGGTGTTGAAGAAGCCTGAAGTGTTCAAAATGGCATGTCTTTCTGATATAAAGAACTTGTATTTTGAACCAATTGAAGGAAACGACGACGATGAGCACACTCCATTCTATGCTGGATTTGGTAATAGGATCACTGATGCTATTAGTTACAGATCTGTGCATATACCCCTGCATCGTATTTTCACAATAAACCCCAATGGTGAAGTTCATATGgaattattggaattggCTGGTTACAAGTCGTCGTATTTACATATTGGTGAGTTGgttgatcaatttttccCACCCATTAGACAAGTGAGTTCGATTTCATCGTATTGGAATAATGCTCAGTGGAATGAGTATATGCAAAATCATCGTACTCCATCTCCACTTGGATCTCCAAGATCGCCCGGGTCACCAAGAAGTGTTATGGAAGAGTTTAAAACTGATGAGAAATTTAATGATGTCAATTATTGGCGTGAGCCTTTAGATCTCGATAATTTGTCTGATAGTGAAGATGATGTACAAGGTTTAAAGCAGGCAGTTGCTGAAAAGAATGATATTCCGTTGAAGAAAAACGAGAAATTGAGTCATGGaatgattttaaatcaGGACAAGGagcataataataatccagAATTACTTGAAAAATCAAGGGACAGGGCATCTACTATTGAAAGACCAACCTCGGGTTCTTCATTTACATCCCCGTTGAAAAGTTTTATGATGTTTGGTAAGAAAAAGGATAATAGgaaagatgatgattctGAGTATAATAGTGAAAAGGTGGCAGATGGCGAGTTTACTGAAGAGGATGTCGAggttgatgatattgatgttgacgaggaagatgatgatgattatacTGATGATGACTACGAAGAAGATGATTacgatgaagatgaagatgacgactatgaagaagatgatgatgatgacgagGAGGATGACgattatgatgattatgatgacGAAGAGATCGATGAAATTATAGTCCCTGACTCGCCGTTATTGGACATTGATGAAGACAGTAAGTCTGAAAATAACTCAAAAGAATTAAGACCAGAAGATGTTGACAAATTGCGTATATAG
- a CDS encoding hypothetical membrane protein, conserved (1 probable transmembrane helix predicted by TMHMM2.0 at aa 12-34), with product MVQKQYRFAPKSIFTFALLCFVAIVVVLSTSSLVQIEESLDPIEVSDKFKKHDKKIVIFPNNFESDSHKLASFFTEVFGQKLNEGDIVYKNRDTYELPQTVYNWNTIDLFRSIGEKDSLNCEKIPLNFETSKIYNKNADLYKILRDFKDENSFYYKEVSVFFPDLAKQLQERTIKKHWFQLIGSSVWLESYGIHLMISRVIYTKTGNKVQPVISLSYVQAFDRNWTELQNVTLIVPDDSTGKFKTVTYPSFMPIPVYHNVKQQRGKFYGVEDPRIILVKNKQGYEEPLIVYNSFNRNSSNTNYLGEIKNLVKLDTYRSIFMAWIWRSQVGKNNVGSMIPGTATTNDIYVKVKELRLPDKKKSKTEKNWTPLVIYEDQKMQGYDSHIYFIYSFEDLSILKCSLWDTENCVWEYRMNNKKTKISELRGGTELMNVNQILDKHNFDGLEIVKDQFKDKEVWIGFARAALSKCGCGVKMYRPNFTMLVRQKGSFQLSFVSSYMDFGVPILPWTKGKGLCNGKNLLIPNGISNWVLAEGENGSFQDYMTLSLSRSDSTVDIIHIKGILKSILSEYLLHTSRDILNNNAIHCALLESESYCKSYAENYKAHLKRWQN from the coding sequence ATGGTTCAAAAGCAATACCGATTTGCcccaaaatcaatattcaCGTTTGCACTTCTATGCTTTGTTGCCATAGTTGTCGTATTATCTACATCATCCTTGGTACAGATTGAAGAATCGTTAGACCCAATTGAAGTATCagataaatttaaaaagcATGATAAAAAGATAGTcatttttccaaataattttgaatcgGATAGTCATAAATTGGCCAGCTTTTTCACAGAAGTATTTGGACAAAAACTTAATGAAGGCGATATAGTGTATAAAAATCGAGACACGTATGAGTTGCCACAGACTGTGTATAATTGGAACACCATTGATTTGTTTCGATCCATCGGCGAAAAAGATAGTTTAAATTGTGAAAAAATACCTTTAAATTTCGAAACCAGCAAgatatataataaaaatgcAGATTTGTACAAGATACTTCGAGATTTTAAAGATGAAAATagtttttattataaaGAAGTTTCAGTGTTTTTCCCAGATTTGGCGAAACAGTTACAAGAGCGTACAATCAAAAAGCATTGGTTTCAACTCATAGGCTCATCAGTTTGGCTTGAACTGTATGGTATTCATTTAATGATATCAAGAGTTATATATACCAAGACAGGTAACAAGGTACAACCAGTTATATCGTTGTCCTATGTTCAGGCATTTGATCGCAATTGGACAGAATTGCAAAATGTAACTTTAATTGTACCGGATGATAGTACCGGGAAATTTAAAACGGTCACGTATCCATCGTTTATGCCAATTCCAGTGTACCATAACGTGAAGCAGCAACGTGGAAAGTTTTATGGAGTAGAGGATCCTAGAATAATACTTgttaaaaacaaacaaggATATGAGGAGCCGTTGATTGTATATAACTCATTCAATCGTAACTCATCAAATACTAATTACCTTGGAGAAATTAAAAACCTTGTTAAACTTGATACTTATAGATCAATTTTCATGGCTTGGATATGGAGAAGTCAAGTTGGGAAAAACAATGTAGGTCTGATGATACCAGGTACCGCAACCACAAACGATATATATGTCAAAGTGAAAGAATTGAGATTGcctgataaaaaaaagtctaaaacagaaaaaaactGGACACCATTGGTGATTTATGAGGATCAGAAAATGCAAGGTTATGATTcacatatatatttcaTATATCTGTTTGAAGATTTGtcaattttaaaatgtTCTCTTTGGGATACGGAAAACTGTGTTTGGGAGTATCgaatgaataataaaaagacAAAGATATCTGAGCTTCGTGGAGGAACTGAATTAATGAACGTCAACCAGATACTAGACAAACACAACTTTGACGGGTTAGAAATAGTTAAGGACCAATTCAAAGATAAAGAAGTCTGGATTGGGTTTGCTCGAGCAGCTTTAAGCAAATGTGGATGTGGAGTGAAAATGTATCGACCGAATTTCACAATGCTTGTCAGACAAAAAGGTAGCTTTCAGTTGTCTTTTGTGTCGTCTTATATGGATTTTGGTGTGCCAATATTGCCGTGGACTAAGGGTAAAGGATTGTGTAATGGcaagaatttattaataccCAATGGAATATCTAATTGGGTTTTGGCAGAGGGCGAAAATGGTAGTTTTCAAGATTATATGACTCTAAGTTTGTCGAGATCTGATTCCACAGTTGATATTATACACATCAAGGGAATACTAAAGTCAATACTATCTGAGTATTTATTGCATACAAGCAGAGACATacttaataataatgctATACACTGTGCTTTACTTGAATCTGAAAGCTATTGTAAGAGTTATGCTGAAAATTATAAAGCACATTTGAAACGATGgcagaattga
- a CDS encoding Polyamine N-acetyltransferase, putative (Similar to S. cerevisiae PAA1;~member of GNAT family of histone transferases;~In S. cerevisiae: polyamine acetyltransferase; acetylates polyamines (e.g. putrescine, spermidine, spermine) and also aralkylamines (e.g. tryptamine, phenylethylamine); may be involved in transcription and/or DNA replication.), with protein MTQLSSNQFIRNLTIQDIDDCIILESKGFPPEQRCSPENCRYRLSVASNICLGLFETTPLGDSKLIGHILATKIATERITEAGMGKRIQGVENSGHFENSRNIGIHSVVIDPEYRGVHLGHIFLTKYIEYIRQLKLADKILIINKESLIPFYSKVGFENLGLTDCRFAGLIDYDMVYNL; from the coding sequence ATGACACAACTATCATCTAATCAATTCATAAGAAATTTGACTATTCAggatattgatgattgtATTATTCTAGAAAGTAAAGGTTTCCCACCAGAACAAAGATGTTCACCAGAAAATTGCCGATATCGACTCTCTGTTGCATCTAATATTTGTCTAGGATTGTTTGAGACAACACCACTTGGTGATTCCAAATTGATCGGACATATATTGGCAACTAAAATTGCTACAGAAAGAATCACTGAAGCTGGAATGGGTAAAAGAATCCAAGGTGTTGAGAATTCGGGTCATTTTGAAAACTCAAGAAACATTGGTATTCATTCAGTTGTAATTGATCCTGAATATAGAGGTGTGCATCTTGGACATATTTTCTTAACTAAGtatattgaatatattcGTCAGTTGAAATTAGCAgataaaatattgattattaataaagaatCTTTGATACCATTTTATCTGAAGGTGGGGTTTGAAAATTTGGGACTTACTGATTGTCGGTTTGCTggtttaattgattatgataTGGTTTACAATTTGTAA
- a CDS encoding Oligoribonuclease, mitochondrial precursor, putative (Similar to S. cerevisiae REX2;~In S. cerevisiae: RNA exonuclease, required for U4 snRNA maturation; functions redundantly with Rnh70p in 5.8S rRNA maturation, and with Rnh70p and Rex3p in processing of U5 snRNA and RNase P RNA; member of RNase D family of exonucleases.), whose product MFRLFVPRRFPIVRFYSVMQEPLIKKTKSDIMESFAKQTSQIPIPKKPLVWVDCEMTGLDVFGDDNIIEICCIITNEDLDIVDEKGYESTIYYPKSRLDKMNEWCIETHGKSGLTEKILANPDRKLSAVEDELLQYIKKYVPEIRTGLLAGNSVHMDRFFMMKEFPKVIDHLHYRNVDVSSIMEFGYRHNPKLMKMSPKKTGAHTAKSDILESIEQLKWYRKYYFKSEEETKETVERLSSELPEEVSEDANSETNKE is encoded by the coding sequence ATGTTTAGACTATTTGTACCAAGAAGATTTCCTATTGTTCGATTTTACTCAGTAATGCAAGAGCCACTTATTAAAAAGACCAAACTGGACATAATGGAACTGTTTGCTAAGCAAACGTCACAAATACCGATACCGAAGAAGCCATTGGTGTGGGTTGATTGTGAGATGACTGGATTGGATGTGtttggtgatgataatattataGAAATTTGTTGTATTATCACTAACGAAGATcttgatattgttgatgaaaaagGGTACGAAAGTACTATCTATTATCCAAAATCTAGGTTGGacaaaatgaatgaatggtGTATTGAAACCCATGGCAAATCAGGATTGACAGAGAAGATATTAGCCAACCCTGATAGAAAACTTTCTGCTGTAGAGGATGAATTATTgcaatatataaaaaaatacgTCCCGGAGATAAGAACTGGTTTATTGGCAGGAAATTCTGTTCATATGGATAGATTTTTTATGATGAAAGAGTTCCCAAAAGTTATTGACCATTTGCATTACAGAAATGTTGATGTGTCTAGTATAATGGAATTTGGATATAGACATAATCctaaattaatgaaaatgtCTCCAAAGAAGACTGGGGCCCACACAGCAAAATCAGATATCTTAGAAAGCattgaacaattaaaatGGTACAGAAAGTACTATTTCAAGCTGGAAGAAGAGACAAAAGAAACGGTTGAAAGGTTGTCACTGGAATTACCAGAAGAAGTATCTGAAGATGCCAATAGTGAGACTAATAAGGAATAA
- a CDS encoding Cytochrome c oxidase polypeptide VIa, mitochondrial precursor, putative (Similar to S. cerevisiae COX13;~In S. cerevisiae: subunit VIa of cytochrome c oxidase, which is the terminal member of the mitochondrial inner membrane electron transport chain; not essential for cytochrome c oxidase activity but may modulate activity in response to ATP.) yields the protein MFKAVQQLTFRRFNSHHLKPSKLLNELSYKSNKQVGEEFIKKYEEKVHHSEGITNLWKRLTYLVAIPAVLLVAIPVGKVELKHAEHRKHQAHLSDDEWPQQYDYQNIRSKPFFWGDGDKTLFWNSDVNRHVVKD from the coding sequence ATGTTTAAAGCTGTACAACAATTAACTTTTAGAAGATTCAATTCTCATCACTTAAAACCATCCAAGTTGTTAAATGAGTTGTCTTACAAGTCAAACAAACAAGTTGGTGAAGAGTTTATCAAGAAATACGAAGAGAAAGTTCACCATTCCGAAGGTATCACCAATTTATGGAAAAGATTAACTTATTTAGTAGCTATTCCAGCTGTTTTGTTAGTTGCTATTCCAGTTGGTAAAGTTGAATTAAAACATGCCGAACATAGAAAACATCAAGCTCATTTGTCTGATGATGAATGGCCACAACAATACGATTATCAAAACATTAGACTGAAACCATTCTTCTGGGGTGATGGTGATAAAACTTTGTTCTGGAACTCAGATGTTAACAGACATGTTGTCAAAGactaa
- a CDS encoding cell division control protein 55, putative (Similar to S. cerevisiae CDC55;~In S. cerevisiae: non-essential regulatory subunit B of protein phosphatase 2A; has multiple roles in mitosis and protein biosynthesis; found in the nucleus of most cells but also at the bud neck (large-budded cells) and at the bud tip (small-budded cells).) has protein sequence MPSDKNWKFSQCFGDKGDIENITEADIISTVEFDHTGDFLATGDKGGRVVLFERNQTKKKQSCEYKFFTEFQSHDAEFDYLKSLEIEEKINKIKWLKSGNDSLYLLSTNDKTIKLWKIQERQIKLVSENNLNGLTHLPSADIGISSLKLPQLQLHDKLISAQPKKIYANAHAYHINSISVNSDQETYLSADDLRINLWNLGIADQSFNIVDIKPANMEELTEVITSAEFHPSQCNFFMYSSSKGTIKLSDMRSNSLCDSHAKIFEEYLDPSSHNFFTEITSSISDVKFSHDGRYIASRDYMTVKIWDLAMENKPLKTIDVHEHLRERLCDTYENDAIFDKFEVQFSGDNKSVMTGSYNNQFVIYPNAVNTGGDHKPKSVSKNNTNKRKKNGYRGRDDDDDDNNNDDDDDDDDDDDDDDDDNQFDKEVPVSKNSPSSQLDYYDDEDEPEKITLQADKSAFKSKKISPHTVSGRMMSGVGGNIGRDFEDVDFKKSILHLSWHPRENSVAIAATNNLYIFSTL, from the coding sequence ATGCCATCTGATAAAAATTGGAAGTTTTCACAATGCTTTGGCGACAAGGGTGACATTGAGAATATCACAGAAGCAGATATTATATCAACGGTCGAGTTTGATCACACAGGCGATTTCTTAGCTACCGGGGATAAGGGGGGAAGAGTTGTTTTATTTGAGAGAAATCAAACTAAAAAGAAGCAAAGTTGTGAATACAAGTTTTTTACAGAATTCCAAAGTCATGATGCcgaatttgattatttgaaatcattggaaattgaagaaaaaataaacaaaataaaatggtTGAAAAGTGGCAACGATTCCCTTTATCTATTATCGACAAACGACAAGACTATAAAGTTATGGAAAATACAAGAGAGACAAATCAAACTAGTTTCggaaaacaatttaaatgGTTTGACGCATTTGCCTAGTGCTGACATAGGTATCTCGTCGTTGAAATTGCCCCAATTACAGTTGCATGACAAATTGATTTCCGCCCAGCCCAAAAAGATTTATGCCAATGCTCACGCTTATCATATTAACTCGATATCTGTCAATTCAGATCAAGAGACGTACCTCAGTGCTGATGATTTGAGAATCAATTTATGGAACTTGGGTATTGCTGATCAATCTTTCAACATTGTGGACATCAAACCTGCAAATATGGAAGAGTTAACCGAAGTTATTACTAGTGCAGAATTCCATCCATCACAatgtaattttttcatgTACTCGTCATCAAAGGGAACCATAAAATTATCAGATATGCGATCAAACTCACTTTGCGACAGCCACgccaaaatatttgaagAGTATTTGGATCCTCTGTCACATAACTTTTTTACTGAAATCACCAGTTCTATCTCCGATGTCAAATTCAGTCATGATGGGAGATATATTGCATCCCGTGATTACATGACAGTGAAGATATGGGATTTAGCCATGGAAAACAAACCGCTAAAGACCATCGATGTTCACGAACATTTGAGAGAGAGATTATGTGATACATACGAAAATGATGCCATATTTGATAAGTTCGAAGTTCAATTTAGTGGAGACAATAAATCGGTGATGACAGGTTCAtacaacaatcaatttgtGATCTATCCAAATGCAGTAAACACTGGCGGAGACCATAAACCAAAGTCGGTGTCTAAGAATAATACAAATaagagaaaaaagaatggTTATCGAGGAcgtgatgatgatgatgacgataacaataatgatgacgatgatgatgacgacgacgacgatgATGACGACGATGATGACAACCAGTTTGACAAGGAGGTTCCCGTGAGTAAAAACTCTCCAAGTTCTCAATTAGATTACTATGATGACGAGGATGAACCAGAAAAAATAACTTTACAAGCGGATAAATCTGCCTTCAAGTCCAAAAAGATAAGTCCACATACTGTCAGTGGTAGAATGATGAGCGGAGTCGGTGGCAATATCGGAAGAGATTTCGAAGACgttgattttaaaaagaGCATACTCCATTTATCGTGGCATCCAAGGGAAAACTCTGTTGCCATTGCTGcaacaaacaatttataCATTTTCTCCACATTATGA